A stretch of the Salarias fasciatus chromosome 3, fSalaFa1.1, whole genome shotgun sequence genome encodes the following:
- the LOC115381552 gene encoding low affinity immunoglobulin gamma Fc region receptor II-like isoform X2, translating into MELTTLYVILGGFELFPLVLAVSLRVQPNRSQFFFRDSILLECDLEGNSSDWRVKKRRYDSVEVEDHCTSSAPKCFLDTLYPVDTGDYWCESEAGELSDAVSIIVTRGAVILESPALPVTEGETVTLICRSRDLSSSSSTSSGFSSNFYKNDLLIGSTSTGNLSVLSVSRSDEGLYKCNISGVGESSLSRLTVRGRPEPTTGPLMTRIPFPVFAVCLAIVTLLLLGLSIRCTGEDQEALFYTTVIYTQRSSDTCRCRLRTDFVLPPEPEECLTQHTHITGMFGLKQEKEELNVVSRRRC; encoded by the exons ATGGAGCTGACCACGCTGTACGTTATCCTGG GTGGGTTCGAGCtgtttcctctggttctggcAGTTTCTCTAAGGGTCCAGCCCAACAGGTCTCAGTTCTTTTTCCGTGACTCGATTCTTCTGGAGTGCGATTTGGAAGGAAACTCTTCAGACTGGAGAGTTAAGAAAAGAAGATATGACTCGGTAGAAGTAGAAGACCATTGTACATCCTCTGCTCCAAAATGCTTTTTGGACACTCTCTACCCAGTGGACACTGGAGATTACTGGTGCGAGTCCGAGGCCGGAGAGCTCAGCGACGCTGTTAGCATCATTGTAACAC gtggcgctgtgatCCTGGAGAGTCCTGCTCTTCCGGTGACGGAGGGGGAAACTGTGACGCTGATCTGCAGGAGTCGGGatctttcctcttcttcctccacctcgTCCGGATTCTCTTCAAACTTCTACAAGAACGACCTCCTGATTGGAAGCACCTCGACAGGAAACCTGAGCGTCCTCAGTGTGTCTCGGTCTGATGAAGGACTCTACAAGTGTAACATCTCAGGGGTTGGAGAGTCCTCGCTCAGCCGACTGACGGTCAGAG GGCGACCTGAGCCGACCACGGGCCCGCTCATGACTCGCATACCATTTCCTGTGTTTGCTGTCTGCCTGGCGAtcgtcacactgctgctgctcggtcTTTCCATCAGATGCACAG GTGAAGATCAAGAAGCTCTTTTCTACACCACCGTCATCTACACTCAGCGCAGCTCGGACACCTGCAG ATGTAGACTCCGGACCGACTTTGTGCTCCCCCCTGAACCTGAAGAGTGTCTGACACAGCATACACACATCACAGGGATGTTTGGCCTGAAGCAGGAGAAAGAAGAGTTGAACGTCGTTTCCCGGAGGAGGTGTTGA
- the LOC115381552 gene encoding low affinity immunoglobulin gamma Fc region receptor II-like isoform X1 yields the protein MELTTLYVILGGFELFPLVLAVSLRVQPNRSQFFFRDSILLECDLEGNSSDWRVKKRRYDSVEVEDHCTSSAPKCFLDTLYPVDTGDYWCESEAGELSDAVSIIVTRGAVILESPALPVTEGETVTLICRSRDLSSSSSTSSGFSSNFYKNDLLIGSTSTGNLSVLSVSRSDEGLYKCNISGVGESSLSRLTVRAGRPEPTTGPLMTRIPFPVFAVCLAIVTLLLLGLSIRCTGEDQEALFYTTVIYTQRSSDTCRCRLRTDFVLPPEPEECLTQHTHITGMFGLKQEKEELNVVSRRRC from the exons ATGGAGCTGACCACGCTGTACGTTATCCTGG GTGGGTTCGAGCtgtttcctctggttctggcAGTTTCTCTAAGGGTCCAGCCCAACAGGTCTCAGTTCTTTTTCCGTGACTCGATTCTTCTGGAGTGCGATTTGGAAGGAAACTCTTCAGACTGGAGAGTTAAGAAAAGAAGATATGACTCGGTAGAAGTAGAAGACCATTGTACATCCTCTGCTCCAAAATGCTTTTTGGACACTCTCTACCCAGTGGACACTGGAGATTACTGGTGCGAGTCCGAGGCCGGAGAGCTCAGCGACGCTGTTAGCATCATTGTAACAC gtggcgctgtgatCCTGGAGAGTCCTGCTCTTCCGGTGACGGAGGGGGAAACTGTGACGCTGATCTGCAGGAGTCGGGatctttcctcttcttcctccacctcgTCCGGATTCTCTTCAAACTTCTACAAGAACGACCTCCTGATTGGAAGCACCTCGACAGGAAACCTGAGCGTCCTCAGTGTGTCTCGGTCTGATGAAGGACTCTACAAGTGTAACATCTCAGGGGTTGGAGAGTCCTCGCTCAGCCGACTGACGGTCAGAG CAGGGCGACCTGAGCCGACCACGGGCCCGCTCATGACTCGCATACCATTTCCTGTGTTTGCTGTCTGCCTGGCGAtcgtcacactgctgctgctcggtcTTTCCATCAGATGCACAG GTGAAGATCAAGAAGCTCTTTTCTACACCACCGTCATCTACACTCAGCGCAGCTCGGACACCTGCAG ATGTAGACTCCGGACCGACTTTGTGCTCCCCCCTGAACCTGAAGAGTGTCTGACACAGCATACACACATCACAGGGATGTTTGGCCTGAAGCAGGAGAAAGAAGAGTTGAACGTCGTTTCCCGGAGGAGGTGTTGA